One segment of Rosa chinensis cultivar Old Blush chromosome 6, RchiOBHm-V2, whole genome shotgun sequence DNA contains the following:
- the LOC112173159 gene encoding 40S ribosomal protein S24-1, whose translation MADNKAVTIRTRKFMTNRLLSRKQFVIDVLHPGRPNVSKTELKEKLARMYEVKDTNSIFVFKFRTHFGGGKSTGFGLIYDSVENAKKFEPKYRLIRNGLDSKVEKSRKQLKERKNRAKKIRGVKKTKAGDAAKKK comes from the exons ATGGCGGACAACAAGGCTGTGACGATTCGTACCAGGAAGTTCATGACCAACCGTCTTCTCTCCAGGAAGCAATTC GTTATCGATGTTCTTCATCCAGGAAGACCCAATGTTTCCAAG ACTGAGCTAAAGGAGAAACTGGCAAGGATGTACGAAGTGAAGGATACAAACTCTATCTTTGTGTTCAAGTTCCGCACCCATTTTGGAGGGGGAAAGTCCACTGGTTTTGGCTTGATTTATGATTCTGTAGAGAATGCAAAGAAGTTTGAGCCTAAGTACCGGCTAATCAGG AATGGGCTGGACTCTAAGGTGGAAAAGTCAAGGAAGCAACTGAAAGAAAGGAAGAACAGAGCTAAGAAGATTCGCGGAGTAAAGAAG ACCAAGGCTGGTGACGCCGCCAAGAAGAAATGA